The Clostridium sp. DL-VIII DNA window GGATACTTAGAACGGAAACAGCAGGATTTATAAGTGCAGCATTAATTCAGTATGAATTAGGAGATTTAGGAGGAATGCTACTATAATGGAAGAAAATCAAATGAAAAAAATAAAAATAAGTAATGGAAAGACTGTATTAAAAAAAATGACATATAAAGAGCTAATAAAATCTTCAAGTGGGAAAAGATTAGTTGCTTTTGCTACTCTAGGCTGTCGGAAAGTAAATTGAAATATGATTCCTTTTAAGCCTTGATATGTAAGGGGTTAGATGGATGGGAAAAAGGTTACTATTTCTTAGAATAGTAACCCTATGCCCTTAAAAAGTATCTTGTTGCAACTGAATTTCCCTTTTTCTCAATAATTTGTTTTTCTAATAATTCTAATAGAAGAGCATTTGCACTTGAATGAGATAGCCCTGTTATAGTTTCAATATCCTTTCGAGTTATAGAATTATTTTCATTTAGGTATTCTACTATTTGTGGTTCGAATTTTCTATATAAAAACTTTTCTTTTGTTCTAATCACTTGGAGATATTTAACTTTATATAAAAATCTATGAGTAATCCCATTGCTAAAGGTTATAGAATATACTTTTTTATCGTTTATTTCTATTTTATTAATAACAGTATTAACAAAATCTTTAATAAGAGAAATATCAATTGTTTGTAAAAGTTCTCTATAATCTATATTTTTTTTATTTGAAAGTTCATTATGAATAAGGAAATTACCTGCTTTATTTAAAAATGATATATCTGTTGTAATATTAGAATTTTTCTTATTAACATTTGAAATATCCTCATTTATTTTTTGTATATGCTCAGTTATATCACGCTTTTTAAATAAATAGTCTTTTTTAGAGATACCTTGTTCATCAAATAAATATAAATCTTCAAGTCTAGACAAAGCTTTTTCATATTTAATTTTTTCTTTTTTTAGATTTTCTAATTCAGAATTTGTGTTATTTTCGGAGTTATCTAATTGATTATTTAATGAAGAGTCAGTAAAGCCTATAGAAAAAGAAAGATAAGTTTCTTCTAGGCCTTTTCTGTCAATACATTCTACATCAGCAAAGTATTTTCCGCGAAGCAAGATTTTTTCTATATCTCTAAGGGAATGTCTCTGTGTTATTCTATTTTGCAGATTAATAAAATTTGCAATATAATTAAGTATAAACGGTAAGAGTGTTATATCACTTATAAAGTTATTACAATTATTCATATTGTCATTTCGGCTAGAATAGCAAGTATAACGTGATGGCCTATAACCATCTTTTCGAGGAGCATCAAGTCCAGCAGTTAAATTAGATCCGCATTTTCCACATACTAAAATTTGTGAAAAAATATGCGTATTAGTGTTTTCTCTTTGGAATTGTCTTTTGCCTTTATAGTTATCTGATAGCATTGTATTAACCTTTTCAAATAATTCAACTGGGACTATTCCAGGATGATTATTCTCTATAACAACCCATTCACTTTTTTCTTTCCAACGTCTTGTGCCACTAGTTTTTACATTATATCTATATGTGCCGACATAAAAAGGGTTTCTAAGAATATCTCCTACAGTCTTTGGAGTCCATACTCCACCTCTTTTAGTTTTAACCTTTTCTTGATTTAATTGATAAGCAACTTTTGGAGTCGAACCGTTATTGACATAAAGATCATAAATATATTTTATTGTAATGGCTTCAGTATCATCTATAACAGGAAATTTCATGCCTTTAGTATATTTATATCCTAGAGGAACGCTAGCACCATTCCAGAGACCTTTTTCAGCTCTACTTAACATTACAGCAGAGACTCTTTCACTAGTAAGCTTTCTTTCTAATTCTGCAAATACCAAAATAATTTTCAACATTGATTCTCCCATTGCTGAAGAAGTATCGAATTTTTCATTCTTACTTATAAATGTGCAGTTATATTCTTTTAGTTCATCGTACATAGTGCAGAAGTCTAAAAGATTTCTAGATATTCTATCTATCTTCCATACAATCAAGTGAGAAAATTCATGATTTTTAATTCTATGCATCATATCTTGAAACGCTGGTCTATCTGTATTTTTTCCACTAAAGCCAGCATCCTCAAAGACTTCATAATCATCAATTCCAAGTACATATTTTGAATAATTTATAAGATCTTCACGCTGGAGAGGTAAGGAGTCCTTATCAATCTGATATTGTGTACTTACTCTTATGTAAAGTGCTGATTTTTTCAAAAAAATTACCTCCAATCTAATTCAAAGAGCCATGAAATACATAGCTCATTAAATTATTTTCTATCCTTGATACCAAGTTGTTCCTTAATTGCGAGCTGTAAGACTTGAGAAAAATTAATTTTATTTTTTTCGGCTAATTTATTTAACCATTGAGGTATTGTTAAAGTTTTCTTTACAGATTGATTTTCGATAGCAGTTCTATAGAGAGGCATATAAACCTCTATTAGCATTGGAATTTGATTTTCTGATAAACTAAGCTTATTTATAAGAGCTGCATCTGGTATTATATCGTTATCTTCTTCCATGCCATATAAATGAAGTGCTAAAGCTTCTTTAGCCATCTTGATTGATTCTTCAGTAGTATCACCACAAGAAAAACATCCGGGTAAATCTGGAAATTCAACCGATACTCCATCATCATCATAAGTGAAAATAGCGGGAAAAGTATATGAGTCTTTCTGATTCATAACAATCACTCCTTTTAAAATGTTAAGGAAGAGGGATTAATTTAAATCAATCCCTGCTTGTTTAAAAATACTTTTTACCGTTTTTATAGGTAAATCTTTATTAGGATGAGGAATCGTTACCTTACCTTTTTTTAATGGGTGTTTATATTGATGATGATCACCAATACACGCAACTTCATACCAGCCATCAGCTAATAGTATTTTAACAAGTTCCCTTGAAGAGTATGACTTCATTAGGATTCCTCCTTACAAATATATTATAACACGTATTATAATACGTGTAAAGAGAAAAATTGCAAAGGATTATTTTCAGATAAAATATTTTTTATATAGGTAATACTGTATTTTTCAAAAGTCACTTTCTTAACAATATAGTTTTTTATAACAAAAAAAGTAATCTTACAGTCATTATGGCATGTAGATTACTTTTTTGTTATTTTGTGAGAAACTATAATCTCATAAAGTTTTAATAATATATCTTTATTTTCATACAATTTAAATAATATATCTTTATCTTCATATAGCATTGATAGAAGTTTCTTATCATCAGCATTTAATTCATTAAAGTTATATTTTTCATCGGTGCGACCAAGTAAATAATCACTGGTAACATTGAATAGGTCTGCAATTTTTATAACGATATCAGACGGAGGAATAGTTGTATAATTTTCATATCCACCAACAGATTGCCGAGATACATTTAAATATTCTGCTAAATCGGTTTGACTCATGCCTTGACGTTCTCTAAGTTCTTTCAATCTTTCACCAAACAATTTATATGCTCCTTACAATTAACTTTAATTCAATTATATAGGAACATATAATTGGCATGTGCTGATTATACAGACATTTAAAAAATACGTGTTAATAGAATTGGCATTAATGATAACAGTTATTTTACTAGTTTACAATTTCTAATAATTCAAGAGGATTTACCTTTAGGGAATTAGCAATTTGTTCTACTGTCCTCAACGTCGGACTCTCCAGTCCATTTTCCACTTCGCTTATATGACTTTGAGATATCCCTGATATTCTGGCTACATCTTTTTGAGTTTTACATTTCTCAATCCGCTTTTTCTTAAGTTTAAATAATATCTTGAAAGCATCCAACTCCTTTTTACTCTTAAAATACGACAAAATAAATAAAAATACAAGTAGAAAATGTTGACAATTGTCGTAAATAGACTGAAAATATCGCTGTCAGGGATATTTAGGTGTGTTATAGTATCTGTATAAGAGAAAAACATATGAATAAAACTAAATGAATTGCTAAAGAAAGATAAAATCTTATTTGCATATTGCGAATGTATGTTCGTAAGTGATATAATTTATTTATCAATAATAGCGATATCGTTTATCGGAAGGAATGTTGAAAGATGGAAGAGATGAGGGAAAAAATTTATGAAATCTTAAGCAATATTAGGGAGGAAAGAAAATTAAAAATTATTTATCAATTTATTCTTGGAATAAGTGGAAAATAAAAGGCGGCTATGAAGCTGCCTTTTATTTTAGTTTGTCTACAATTTTTTTTAATAATGCCCATTCTTCATTTGAGAGCTGCTCAAGTACAGTGAAGACATTCTTTATAAATGAATCATCTGATTTGAATGAAGCATTAAACATATCACCATCACCAGTCCTTAGCCAATTTTCATTAACGTTAAATTCTTTGCAAATATCAGAAATAACTCTGTCAGTAAGATTTATTCTACCGACTTCTATATTGGCAATATTAGACCTTGACAATCCTATATTTTTTGAAAATTCTTCTTGATTCAATTTTAAGACGTTTTTTCTTAAGTCTTTAAGTCGTTCATAAACTTCCATTATAGTTTTTTACCTCCATGAATAAAAGGCGGCTTTTCAGCTACCTTTTATTTTAGATCTTTTACAAATTTTTTTACTTTATCCCATTGCTCTGGAGACATTTTCCCTAGGGCAATAAAAATATTTTGAACAAATTCATCATCTGTTTTAAGAGCATTTCCAACTATGTTAGCAACAAGTTCTGCCTTAGATAGATTATCAAACATATCACCCTCGCCAGTTCTCAGCCATTTTTCATTAACGTTAAATTCTCTACATATGGATTTTATCATTTGCTCAGTCAAATTTCTAGAGCCGCTTTCAATTTTAGAAATTCCAGGCCCAGTAATACCAAGTTGTTTAGCAAAGGAATCTTGACTTAAATTCAGTTCTTTTCTGATAGCTTTTAAGCGTTCATTCATTCATAAATTCCTCCTTTCAATAATGATAGTATCAATTTTTGTTGGCAGAGTCAAGAAAAATTGAATAAAAATATTGACAAACTTGACTATGACATTATATAATTATGGCATAGTCAATAAGGAGGTATAAACATGAAAAAAGAAATTTTGAAAGAACAATTAACAGATAAAAATTTAATTCAATTTCAGGAGCTAATGATGGATATTGGAAAGCTATCATACGAAAAGCGAATGGCGGTTTCTGCTTATGTTCAAGGGATACTTGTAGGAATGGATATGTCAAAACTTAATTAATCAAAAATAACTTAAAGGGAGATGAGTTAGATGGAGAAGAAAAAGGTAAGGACAAAGAAAGATGCTGCTCTTGGAGTATCACAAGAGCAGCAATCAAACAAGTTACCTGAAAGTATGAGAAACGTAAAAATGGATGCAGTTAAAAAAGCACTATTAAAGTATGGAATTCATAATGAAAAAGAATTGGATGAAGCTATTAAAAAAATGAAACCACTTAATATAGGCTGTATGGTATCTCCAATAAATAAAGATGGAACTGGTAAGAGTAAATTTATCAGGGAATAGATCAATGTTAGATGCTTCTATTTACCAGTAATTAACATAATAAATATTATTTATTTTGGAGGAAAGATAATGCAAGGCTTTTTAGTTGGGATTAAAGGTAATCAATTAGAAAAAGCAATCGAAGAGGTAAGAGAAAAGATGCATACAAGCATTAATGTAAATGGAAAATTATCGCCTGTAACTATTAAATTAAGCCAAGAATTGGACAAGTTAGTGGTTGCGGAGCAGTTAAGGAGGATGAGAGGTTGAAGAATCCAAAGAGACTAAAAAGGAAGTATAAATTATTCTTGAAGAATTTAGGATGCAATCCAGATGATTTTTTAATTGTAGGAGAATATCTTGAGTATTACAAATTTTACAACAAGGTCACTAGAGTGCCTTTTGATTTGAGGAGATAGCAAAATGATAAGCATAACATGCGGAGCTATACAGATTCCTGTTGAATCATTTAGAAAAATTGAAGAGACGTATATTTGCATTATGGAATCAAGCAAAATGCCAATGGGTACAATTGATTTTTCTAGATGTCATTTAAAATTTGTATTTGAAAATAATGGAACTAAATTTTATGAAGCAATAAAAAAGGACAAGCAACATAAGGAAAGTAATGGAAAATAATAATGTTAAATATTTGTAAAAAGCACATAAAAAATGACTATGATTGCACCAACAACCATAGTCATTAAGCTATACATTTAGCAATAATTTCTGTAAAAATATTATACCAAATGTATGGCAAAAAATCAATAGAATCAAGACTTTGAGACTTGATAATTATATTAACTCTAGGACAAATATAGATATTAATAAATAAAGCAGAAGAGAAAAGAGAGGGAATATATGCCATACGTAAAAAGGGAAGTAAAAGCTGGTGTAACTATAGAGATAAAAAAGTATTTTACAAGTAAGTATAAAGCTAAGGGAATGAAAAGAGGAGAAAGGGTTGGAATTACAACAGAGGAACAAGAGAAAATAAATCAGAGACATGCAGAAGATAAATTGAGATGGAAAATGAATGCAAATTTTGTAGATGGAGATTATCATACTGTTTTTGATTATAATTCAGAAAATAAACCAGATGGAAAAGAAGAAATGAGAAAAGATATGAGTGATTGTTTGAAGCAGTTAAGAAAAGAATGTAAAAAATTAGGAATGGAACTAAAGTATATACATGTAATGGAAATAGGACAAAAAGGAGCTAGACATCATCATTTAGTTATTAATGAAATACCAATTAAAATTTTACGTAAATGTTGGACAAAAGGAAGAATACATGTAACTCCATTAAATACAAATGGGCAATATAAAAAATTGGCAAACTATTTTATAAAATATTCTTCGACAACAAAGGAATTACAGCGTAAGAGATATTATTCTAGTAAAAATTTGATTATTCCAGAGCCCGATATAGAAATAGTTGCTTCCAATAAATATTTGGAAGAACCAAAACCTATAAAAGGGTACTATGTGGAAAAGGAAAGTATCTATAGTGATATGGATCAATATACAGGATATAAATATCTAACATATACACTTATAAAAATACCTGAAAGAGGAGGAATTATATGTTAACAATAAAAGAATCACAAGAGCAAGCATGGTTGTTTCAATGGGCAGGATATTATGAACAAAGGTTTCCAGAATTGCGGCTATTATTTCATGTCCCAAATGGTGGTAGAAGAGAAAAAAGGGAAGCTGCTTCATTGAAAAGGCAAGGTGTAAAAGCAGGTGTACCTGATTTAGTTTTACCTTCACCACATGGTGGTTATTGTGGACTTTATATTGAACTTAAGGCTGGTAAAAATAAAACAAGTAAAGAGCAAGATGAATGGATAGAGCTATTAAAAGAGCAAGGCTATTTTGTTACTGTCTGTTATGGATGGAGAGAAGCAGCAGATACAATTGAAAATTATTTGATGCAGCCAAGAACTACAATATTAAAAAATATAAGTTAAAGTTTGGATGGTGATTAGTATGGAAAATCAAAGAATGACACCTCATGAGCTTACACAAAAGACAGTTGCAGATATAGCAAGAAAAAGACAGTTGAAGAAGGATGGAGAGAGACAAGCATTGGATTGTTGCATGCGAAATAGGGACAAGATTTGGAAGAGAATATCTCGCTGTAGATAATAAATAGAAAATAAATAATGAAAGAGGTTAGATAGTTATGAGTATGAAAGTTATAAGCATTATTAATTTAAAAGGTGGGGTTGCTAAAACTATTAGCAGTGTAAATTTTGCACATATTTTAGCAACAATCCACAACAAAAGAGTACTAATTGTGGATAATGACAAGCAAGGTAATACATCAAAGTTATTTAGTGTTAAAGATGCAAAAAAAACTATA harbors:
- a CDS encoding recombinase family protein, whose amino-acid sequence is MKKSALYIRVSTQYQIDKDSLPLQREDLINYSKYVLGIDDYEVFEDAGFSGKNTDRPAFQDMMHRIKNHEFSHLIVWKIDRISRNLLDFCTMYDELKEYNCTFISKNEKFDTSSAMGESMLKIILVFAELERKLTSERVSAVMLSRAEKGLWNGASVPLGYKYTKGMKFPVIDDTEAITIKYIYDLYVNNGSTPKVAYQLNQEKVKTKRGGVWTPKTVGDILRNPFYVGTYRYNVKTSGTRRWKEKSEWVVIENNHPGIVPVELFEKVNTMLSDNYKGKRQFQRENTNTHIFSQILVCGKCGSNLTAGLDAPRKDGYRPSRYTCYSSRNDNMNNCNNFISDITLLPFILNYIANFINLQNRITQRHSLRDIEKILLRGKYFADVECIDRKGLEETYLSFSIGFTDSSLNNQLDNSENNTNSELENLKKEKIKYEKALSRLEDLYLFDEQGISKKDYLFKKRDITEHIQKINEDISNVNKKNSNITTDISFLNKAGNFLIHNELSNKKNIDYRELLQTIDISLIKDFVNTVINKIEINDKKVYSITFSNGITHRFLYKVKYLQVIRTKEKFLYRKFEPQIVEYLNENNSITRKDIETITGLSHSSANALLLELLEKQIIEKKGNSVATRYFLRA
- a CDS encoding type II toxin-antitoxin system HicB family antitoxin, encoding MNQKDSYTFPAIFTYDDDGVSVEFPDLPGCFSCGDTTEESIKMAKEALALHLYGMEEDNDIIPDAALINKLSLSENQIPMLIEVYMPLYRTAIENQSVKKTLTIPQWLNKLAEKNKINFSQVLQLAIKEQLGIKDRK
- a CDS encoding type II toxin-antitoxin system HicA family toxin, which encodes MKSYSSRELVKILLADGWYEVACIGDHHQYKHPLKKGKVTIPHPNKDLPIKTVKSIFKQAGIDLN
- a CDS encoding helix-turn-helix transcriptional regulator, whose product is MFGERLKELRERQGMSQTDLAEYLNVSRQSVGGYENYTTIPPSDIVIKIADLFNVTSDYLLGRTDEKYNFNELNADDKKLLSMLYEDKDILFKLYENKDILLKLYEIIVSHKITKK
- a CDS encoding helix-turn-helix transcriptional regulator; translation: MSYFKSKKELDAFKILFKLKKKRIEKCKTQKDVARISGISQSHISEVENGLESPTLRTVEQIANSLKVNPLELLEIVN
- a CDS encoding helix-turn-helix transcriptional regulator — translated: MEVYERLKDLRKNVLKLNQEEFSKNIGLSRSNIANIEVGRINLTDRVISDICKEFNVNENWLRTGDGDMFNASFKSDDSFIKNVFTVLEQLSNEEWALLKKIVDKLK
- a CDS encoding helix-turn-helix transcriptional regulator → MNERLKAIRKELNLSQDSFAKQLGITGPGISKIESGSRNLTEQMIKSICREFNVNEKWLRTGEGDMFDNLSKAELVANIVGNALKTDDEFVQNIFIALGKMSPEQWDKVKKFVKDLK
- a CDS encoding aspartyl-phosphate phosphatase Spo0E family protein, producing MQGFLVGIKGNQLEKAIEEVREKMHTSINVNGKLSPVTIKLSQELDKLVVAEQLRRMRG
- a CDS encoding VRR-NUC domain-containing protein: MLTIKESQEQAWLFQWAGYYEQRFPELRLLFHVPNGGRREKREAASLKRQGVKAGVPDLVLPSPHGGYCGLYIELKAGKNKTSKEQDEWIELLKEQGYFVTVCYGWREAADTIENYLMQPRTTILKNIS
- a CDS encoding transcriptional regulator, encoding MENQRMTPHELTQKTVADIARKRQLKKDGERQALDCCMRNRDKIWKRISRCR